The Micromonospora sp. WMMD961 genome has a segment encoding these proteins:
- a CDS encoding helix-turn-helix transcriptional regulator has product MEHTSPSSSAHSAASQRFRWELRDCRVRRGLTQRALADLVRFSRETVAAVESGRRFGSHEFALRCDDVLGTGGRLAALWPQVAAEQLAADGRRGPRESPPHQPQQAVPRQRDRRDARDPGAVVDAIDELRELIGQVLNGPAEPGESGDAQRWQTPDGTQRRRPPSDPHDDQR; this is encoded by the coding sequence ATGGAGCACACGTCCCCGTCGAGCTCTGCTCACTCCGCGGCCAGTCAGCGGTTCCGATGGGAACTGCGCGACTGCCGGGTCCGACGGGGCCTGACCCAGCGAGCCCTGGCGGACCTGGTGCGGTTCAGCCGGGAGACGGTCGCGGCGGTCGAGTCGGGTCGCCGGTTCGGCAGTCACGAGTTCGCGCTGCGCTGCGACGACGTGCTCGGCACCGGCGGCCGGCTCGCGGCGCTGTGGCCACAGGTGGCCGCCGAACAGTTGGCGGCAGACGGTCGCCGAGGCCCCCGCGAATCGCCACCGCATCAGCCGCAGCAAGCGGTGCCGCGTCAGCGTGATCGGCGCGACGCGCGTGACCCGGGCGCCGTGGTGGACGCGATCGACGAGCTGCGTGAGCTGATCGGCCAGGTGCTCAACGGCCCAGCCGAGCCGGGCGAATCGGGCGACGCACAGCGATGGCAGACGCCGGACGGCACGCAGCGGCGACGGCCGCCCTCCGACCCCCACGACGACCAGCGCTGA
- a CDS encoding AbfB domain-containing protein codes for MTRQVPARPALPLLLIIALVVGVLAAPAPPAQAAPAKTPPLTTPWTSQALAGTPLPEYPRPQMTRPDWLNLNGEWQLRQSATDDAPQFGADLPERVNVPFPVESALSGIQRAANDNRNYLFYRRTVTIPANWSGRRTLLHFGAVDWQSTVWVNGVRVGAHTGGYDAFTFDVTPQLRAGTNEIVVKVWDPTDTRQNGSLPAIGKQTKTPGGIFYTPSSGIWQTVWMEPVPTASISSVDVYPNLGNNTLRVRVSTRGNVTGHSVLAEALNGSTVVGTATGGFTDFSVPVPNARRWSPDDPFLYNLRITLRNAGAATVDRTVHYFGMREITTGLVNGVLRPKLNGQFVFQVGTLDQGFWPDGLYTAPTDAALAFDLQKHKDLGFNMVRKHIKVEPQRWFYHADRLGLLVWQDIPSLTAQDINPTDAQQAQFEAEAREVVDEHRSSPAVVAYTPYNEGWGERSLADTRRVAQNIKTQDPTRLVNPHSGHNCCQSLGNPGNGDIDDWHVYLGPDSPVPSSSRIAVLGEFGGLGLHTPGHEYSPSGSFFAYEWQTSSNALTDRYVGLVQGTQNLMLGKGLSASVYTEITDLEGELNGFLTYDRQVIKMDQARVRAANTALIDASKTIGSPSPVALPVNTRRSLQVTTAGYTNRYLRHQDSLAYTEVVDAASSTLLKADATYTIRTGLADAGCYSFESVNFPGQYLRHQNSRVRNSPDDGSALMRADATWCARAGLTGAGVSLESYNFRGRYLRHYNSEVWLSNGAGGDAYNTPTLWTADSTWNIATPWTP; via the coding sequence CCCCGCTCTGCCACTGCTGCTCATCATCGCCCTGGTCGTCGGCGTCCTCGCCGCGCCGGCCCCGCCTGCGCAGGCCGCGCCGGCCAAGACGCCGCCGCTGACCACTCCCTGGACCAGCCAGGCCCTGGCCGGCACACCACTGCCCGAGTACCCGCGCCCCCAGATGACGCGACCGGACTGGCTCAACCTCAACGGCGAGTGGCAGTTGCGCCAGTCGGCCACCGACGACGCCCCGCAGTTCGGCGCCGACCTGCCCGAGCGGGTCAACGTGCCCTTTCCCGTGGAGAGCGCCCTCTCCGGCATCCAGCGGGCTGCCAACGACAACCGCAACTACCTGTTCTACCGGCGCACGGTCACCATCCCGGCGAACTGGTCGGGGCGGCGGACCCTGCTGCACTTCGGTGCCGTCGACTGGCAGAGCACCGTCTGGGTCAACGGCGTCCGGGTCGGCGCGCACACCGGCGGCTACGACGCCTTCACCTTCGACGTGACCCCGCAGCTCAGGGCCGGCACGAACGAGATCGTGGTCAAGGTCTGGGATCCCACCGACACCCGCCAGAACGGCAGCCTGCCCGCCATCGGCAAGCAGACCAAGACGCCCGGCGGGATCTTCTACACCCCGAGTTCGGGCATCTGGCAGACGGTGTGGATGGAGCCGGTGCCGACCGCGTCCATCAGCAGCGTGGACGTCTACCCGAACCTGGGCAACAACACCCTGCGGGTCCGGGTCTCCACCAGGGGAAACGTGACCGGCCACAGCGTGCTCGCCGAGGCGCTGAACGGAAGCACAGTGGTCGGAACCGCCACCGGCGGCTTCACCGACTTCAGCGTGCCGGTGCCCAACGCCCGCCGCTGGTCACCCGACGACCCGTTCCTCTACAACCTGCGGATCACGCTGCGCAACGCCGGAGCCGCCACGGTGGACCGGACCGTCCACTACTTCGGCATGCGGGAGATCACCACCGGTCTGGTGAACGGAGTCCTGCGCCCCAAGCTCAACGGCCAGTTCGTATTCCAGGTCGGCACCCTCGACCAGGGCTTCTGGCCGGACGGCCTGTACACCGCGCCGACCGACGCCGCCCTCGCCTTCGACCTGCAGAAGCACAAGGACCTGGGCTTCAACATGGTGCGCAAGCACATCAAGGTCGAACCGCAGCGCTGGTTCTACCACGCGGACCGGCTCGGTCTGCTGGTCTGGCAGGACATCCCGTCGCTAACCGCGCAGGACATCAACCCCACCGACGCCCAGCAGGCACAGTTCGAAGCGGAGGCACGCGAGGTCGTCGACGAGCACCGCAGCTCGCCCGCCGTGGTCGCGTACACGCCCTACAACGAGGGCTGGGGTGAACGGTCCCTCGCCGACACCCGGCGGGTCGCACAGAACATCAAGACCCAGGACCCGACACGCCTGGTCAACCCGCACAGCGGCCACAACTGCTGCCAGTCCCTCGGCAACCCCGGCAACGGCGACATCGACGACTGGCACGTCTACCTCGGACCGGACTCCCCCGTACCGTCGAGCAGCCGGATCGCCGTGCTCGGCGAGTTCGGTGGGCTGGGCCTGCACACCCCGGGCCACGAGTACAGCCCGAGCGGCAGCTTCTTCGCCTACGAGTGGCAGACCAGCTCGAACGCCCTCACCGACCGGTACGTGGGGCTGGTGCAGGGCACCCAGAACCTGATGCTCGGAAAGGGACTCAGCGCCTCGGTCTACACCGAGATCACCGACCTGGAGGGTGAGCTGAACGGGTTCCTCACCTACGACCGGCAGGTGATCAAGATGGACCAGGCGCGGGTCCGCGCCGCCAACACCGCCCTGATCGACGCCTCGAAGACCATCGGCAGCCCGTCGCCCGTCGCCCTGCCGGTGAACACCCGACGGTCGTTGCAGGTGACGACAGCCGGCTACACCAACCGGTACCTACGTCACCAGGACAGCCTGGCGTACACCGAGGTCGTCGACGCCGCGAGCTCCACCCTGCTCAAGGCCGACGCCACGTACACGATCCGGACCGGCCTGGCCGACGCCGGCTGCTACTCGTTCGAGTCGGTCAACTTCCCCGGGCAGTACCTACGCCACCAGAACTCCCGGGTCCGCAACTCGCCGGACGACGGCTCGGCGCTGATGCGTGCCGACGCCACCTGGTGTGCGCGGGCCGGGCTGACCGGGGCGGGGGTGTCGCTGGAGTCGTACAACTTCCGGGGCAGGTACCTGCGGCACTACAACTCGGAGGTCTGGCTCAGCAACGGCGCCGGCGGCGACGCGTACAACACACCGACGTTGTGGACCGCCGACAGCACCTGGAACATCGCCACCCCCTGGACGCCCTGA
- a CDS encoding cytochrome P450, whose product MRLNPFAGIYLTDPASIWQRILDDPDGVHYAEDLGLWLISRHADVRRALADVATFGSTLTLAPVYEVCPEAMSVLVQIDAPPTTAAADPPVHPRTRRALRATFANTGERVEADYGAIVRRRVDQLVSRLAARQGDQVDLIPEFATELPLLVVLDILGVPDADIGRIRSWADGQIALVWGQPDPAEQVRLARDLLEFWHYCEELVRRRVDSGHQGDDFISRALAYRDDDDTVLTVSEVASLAFNLLVAGHETTAGLLAHALDQALSTPQRWSALAAAPASVPAFVSETLRFAPAIDGWLRVTSRDVTLGTVTIPAGARCLLLIGAANRDPAVFAHPDRFHPQRADVGNHLSFGHGPHFCIGAGLARLEAEIAVTRLTDAIPGLRLANEQQRSYKPNVAFRAHRTLLATIDAGTPTDIPASRGEVAAEAHAA is encoded by the coding sequence ATGCGGTTGAATCCGTTCGCCGGGATCTATCTCACCGATCCGGCAAGTATCTGGCAGCGCATTCTCGACGATCCTGACGGGGTGCACTACGCCGAGGATCTGGGTCTGTGGTTGATCAGCAGGCACGCCGACGTCCGGCGGGCCCTCGCCGACGTGGCGACGTTCGGAAGCACCCTCACCCTCGCCCCGGTCTACGAGGTGTGCCCGGAGGCGATGAGCGTACTCGTGCAGATCGACGCGCCGCCCACAACGGCCGCCGCGGACCCGCCGGTGCACCCCCGCACCCGTCGGGCGCTCCGGGCGACCTTCGCGAACACCGGCGAGCGGGTCGAGGCCGACTACGGCGCGATAGTGCGACGCAGGGTCGACCAGCTGGTGTCCCGGCTCGCCGCCCGCCAGGGTGACCAGGTCGACCTGATCCCGGAGTTCGCCACCGAGCTACCCCTGCTGGTGGTCCTCGACATTCTCGGGGTGCCCGACGCCGACATCGGGCGGATCAGGAGTTGGGCCGACGGCCAGATCGCCCTCGTGTGGGGGCAGCCCGACCCGGCCGAACAGGTACGCCTGGCACGGGATCTGCTCGAGTTCTGGCACTACTGCGAGGAGCTTGTCCGCCGGCGGGTGGACAGCGGGCACCAGGGGGACGACTTCATCAGCCGCGCCCTGGCCTACCGGGACGACGACGACACGGTGCTGACGGTGTCCGAGGTGGCGAGCCTGGCCTTCAACCTCCTGGTCGCCGGCCACGAGACCACCGCCGGGCTACTCGCGCACGCCCTCGACCAGGCACTGTCCACCCCGCAGCGCTGGTCCGCTCTGGCCGCGGCCCCGGCGAGCGTCCCCGCGTTCGTGAGCGAGACGCTCCGGTTCGCGCCCGCCATCGACGGCTGGCTGCGGGTGACCAGCCGGGACGTGACCCTGGGAACGGTGACGATCCCGGCGGGCGCGCGTTGCCTGCTGCTGATCGGAGCCGCGAACCGCGACCCCGCGGTGTTCGCCCACCCGGACCGGTTTCATCCACAGCGGGCGGACGTGGGCAATCACCTGTCGTTCGGCCACGGACCACATTTCTGCATCGGAGCGGGATTGGCGAGACTGGAGGCCGAGATAGCCGTCACCCGGCTCACCGACGCCATTCCCGGCCTACGCCTCGCGAACGAGCAGCAGCGCTCGTACAAGCCGAATGTCGCATTCCGTGCGCACCGCACGTTGCTCGCGACAATCGACGCCGGGACGCCCACCGACATCCCGGCTTCGCGTGGCGAGGTCGCCGCCGAAGCGCACGCCGCGTGA